One Setaria viridis chromosome 7, Setaria_viridis_v4.0, whole genome shotgun sequence genomic region harbors:
- the LOC117862533 gene encoding uncharacterized protein, whose translation MLRGAASRCTRAAARRLSSSAAEAEAVAASPAAVGARRKPSLDEGDWSYHPEWWGEEDGPGEGAQTVFRRHSECGNGVVFVSAYPASRPATEHWPAKERWLQERNARLYPESAGADQFKILGYQWRVMRFNDHTRQSTAKVMTCYRTSGQRSLFLMQQPHVLAVPYVKSMVSAGLTTLPCSAYDLPEAASGQDNMKILCIGHGGGSLPLFLASKFRGASVHIVEIDPVVVSASIEAMGFPMSSVKGLSSESMLPADADDLLWGGIHDRISLHIADAEDFIVSDSNQYDLVFIDAYDGDDIFPNKLWDVDGTFMKDLEKKVHPDHGTVVVNLHSDSELPASDAESVDQFQSILPMGRQVSQVCQAYKQHFGLAFTAAVPWLCNITLVACRDKAITSGVRLGLSRRDFVLGKLLSKSDMVERALGLPFPCLPYIKNGFTLVE comes from the exons ATGCTGCGAGGGGCGGCTTCGAGatgcacccgcgccgccgcccggcggctgtcgtcgtcggcggcggaggccgaggcggtggcggcgtcccCCGCCGCCGTGGGAGCACGGAGAAAGCCTTCCCTCGACGAGGGAGACTGGTCGTACCACCCGGAGTGGTGGGGCGAGGAGGACGGTCCTGGCGAGGGGGCGCAGACCGTCTTCCGCCGCCACTCCGAGTGCGGCAACGGCGTCGTCTTCGTCTCCGCCTACCCCGCCTCCCGCCCG GCTACTGAGCATTGGCCAGCAAAGGAGAGATGGCTTCAAGAAAGAAATGCAAGATTATACCCAGAATCAGCGGGTGCTGACCAGTTTAAGATACTAGGCTACCAGTGGCGAGTAATGCGTTTTAACGATCATACACGGCAAAGCACCGCAAAAGTAATGACATGCTATAGGACGTCGGGTCAGAGATCATTATTCTTGATGCAGCAACCACATGTTTTAGCTGTTCCAT ATGTCAAGAGTATGGTGTCAGCAGGATTGACAACACTTCCTTGTTCTGCTTATGATCTCCCCGAAGCAGCATCTGGACAAGACAATATGAAAATTCTGTGCATCGGCCATGGTGGCGGCAGCTTACCATTGTTTTTGGCCAGCAAATTCAGAG GTGCTTCTGTCCACATTGTGGAAATTGATCCAGTGGTTGTTTCTGCTTCTATCGAAGCCATGGGTTTCCCCATGTCATCTGTGAAAGGCTTATCATCTGAATCCATGCTGCCCGCCGATGCTGATGATCTGTTATGGGGAGGCATCCACGACCGCATTTCCCTCCACATAGCAGATGCCGAGGATTTCATCGTCAGCGACAGCAATCAGTACGATCTCGTCTTCATCGACGCCTACGACGGGGATGACATATTTCCTAACAAGCTCTGGGACGTTGACGGAACGTTCATGAAGGACCTGGAGAAGAAAGTCCACCCCGATCACGGTACCGTGGTCGTGAACCTGCACTCTGACTCGGAGCTGCCCGCTTCGGACGCGGAAAGCGTGGATCAGTTCCAGAGCATACTTCCCATGGGCAGGCAAGTCTCCCAGGTCTGCCAGGCGTACAAGCAGCACTTCGGGCTGGCCTTCACCGCGGCCGTCCCCTGGCTCTGCAACATCACCCTCGTCGCCTGCCGTGACAAGGCGATCACGAGCGGCGTGCGCCTGGGGCTTAGTCGTAGGGACTTCGTTCTCGGCAAGCTCCTGTCGAAGTCCGACATGGTCGAGCGCGCGCTGGGCCTGCCGTTCCCTTGCTTGCCGTACATCAAGAATGGTTTCACGCTGGTTGAATGA
- the LOC117865143 gene encoding uncharacterized protein: MLLRSSSTPFLHPFLSSSSTSFPSSPSSLQLRRAFSDSHIPSLHRLSSTTPSGASKPTSGGLHTELPFSIYNTFGEHGGAAPLASQEEPRHDEPELLLQQRTSQPDHPEVPLFLARGLGIDRIASGFFTAGTDKTKQGAGAKMEGVEERVAPQDEAVAALDAQYKRMVDEQPGNALFLRNYAQFLHEVKGDPRRAEEYYSRAMLADPSDGEIKSQYAKLVWEVHRDQERSLGYFQKSVQAAPQNSHVLAAYASFLWEQDDDDLGQEEQGAGGAGAPDQRAAHQAGQVRELASATV, translated from the exons ATGTTGCTACGGAGCTCATCCACGCCATTCCTgcaccccttcctctcctcctcctccacctcctttcCCTCGTCCCCTTCCTCCCTGCAGCTCCGCCGAGCCTTCTCCGATAGCCACAtcccctccctccaccgcctGTCGTCCACCACCCCAAGCGGCGCAAGCAAACCCACCTCCGGCGGCCTCCACACGGAGCTCCCGTTCTCCATCTACAACACCTtcggcgagcacggcggcgccgcaccGCTGGCGTCCCAGGAGGAGCCTCGCCACGACGAAccggagctgctgctgcagcagcgcACGTCGCAGCCGGACCACCCGGAGGTGCCGCTGTTCCTGGCCAGGGGCCTCGGGATCGACCGCATCGCCTCCGGCTTCTTCACCGCCGGCACCGACAAGACCAAGCAGGGTGCGGGAGCCAAAATGGAGGGCGTGGAGGAGCGGGTGGCGCCGCAGGACGAGGCGGTCGCCGCGCTGGACGCGCAGTACAAGCGGATGGTGGACGAGCAGCCCGGCAACGCGCTGTTCCTCCGAAACTACGCGCAGTTCCTGCACGAG GTGAAGGGCGACCCGAGGAGGGCGGAGGAGTATTACTCGCGCGCCATGCTCGCCGACCCCAGCGACGGCGAGATCAAGTCGCAGTACGCGAAGCTGGTCTGGGAGGTGCACCGCGACCAGGAGAGGTCCCTCGGCTACTTCCAGAAGTCGGTGCAGGCCGCCCCACAGAACAG CCACGTCCTCGCCGCGTACGCCAGCTTTCTGTGGGagcaggacgacgacgacctcggGCAAGAGGAGCAAGGCGCGGGTGGAGCTGGAGCGCCGGATCAGCGCGCGGCGCATCAGGCCGGGCAAGTGAGGGAACTGGCTTCGGCGACCGTCTGA